CAGCACCACCGCGTGTATCACCATCTAATTTAGTTAAAGTAACACCTGACAATTCAAGTTGCTCATCAAATGATTGTGCAACATTAACGGCATCTTGACCTGTCATCGCATCGACAACAAGCATAATTTCGTTAGGTTTTGTAATCTCTTTAACGTCTCGCAACTCATTCATAAGTGCTTCGTCAACATGCAATCTACCTGCCGTATCAATAATGACAAAGTCTAAATGTTCTTCTTTTGCATGTTTTATCGCATTGTCAACGATTTGTTGTGGTTTTACTTGGTCACCTTCACTATATACTGGCACATCAATTTGTTTACCTACAGTTTGAAGTTGATCGATTGCTGCTGGACGATAAATATCGGCAGCAACTAACATTGGTTTTTTGTTATATTTTTTACGCATTAATAATGCTAATTTACCCGCAGTTGTTGTTTTACCGGCACCTTGTAAACCAACCATCATCACAACTGTTGGTGGTTTATTCGCCATTGTAATCGTACTATTCTCTCCACCCATAAGTTGAGTTAATTCATCTTGTACAATTTTAATGACTTGTTGTCCAGGTGTTAATGATTTCATAACATCTGAACCTAATGCTCGATCTGACACTGTTTTGACAAAGTCTTTTACAACTTTAAAGTTAACGTCGGCTTCTAATAAGGCTAATCTTACTTCACGCATCATCGTTTTGATGTCAGCTTCAGTTACTTTA
The Staphylococcus kloosii genome window above contains:
- the ffh gene encoding signal recognition particle protein — its product is MAFEGLSERLQGTMQKIRGKGKVTEADIKTMMREVRLALLEADVNFKVVKDFVKTVSDRALGSDVMKSLTPGQQVIKIVQDELTQLMGGENSTITMANKPPTVVMMVGLQGAGKTTTAGKLALLMRKKYNKKPMLVAADIYRPAAIDQLQTVGKQIDVPVYSEGDQVKPQQIVDNAIKHAKEEHLDFVIIDTAGRLHVDEALMNELRDVKEITKPNEIMLVVDAMTGQDAVNVAQSFDEQLELSGVTLTKLDGDTRGGAALSIRSVTQKPIKYVGMSEKLDGLEPFHPERMASRILGMGDVLSLIEKAQQDVDQDKAKDLEQKMRSSSFTLDDFLEQLDQVKNLGPLDDIMKMIPGMNKMKGLDNLNMSEKQIDHIKAIIQSMTPSERNDPNTLNVSRKKRIATGSGRSLQEVNRLMKQFNEMKKMMKQFSGGGKGKKGKRQQMENMLKGMNLPF